The Bacteroides acidifaciens genome includes a region encoding these proteins:
- a CDS encoding RNA polymerase sigma-70 factor, whose translation MKIFSSKHTKEQAFKQLYEEYYAPFCLYAKRFVDDKDIRQDIVSDVFTSLWDKLDTDSFDLQSDTALGYIKMCVKNNCLNYLKHQEYEWSYAETIQKKAPIYETEPDSVYTLDELYRMLYETLDKLPENYRTVFMKSFFEGKTHVEIAEEINLSVKSINRYKQKTMELLREELKDYLPLLLLLFYRA comes from the coding sequence ATGAAAATATTTTCTTCCAAACATACCAAGGAACAAGCTTTCAAACAACTTTATGAGGAGTACTATGCCCCATTCTGCCTTTATGCGAAAAGATTTGTTGACGATAAAGACATACGTCAAGATATTGTCTCAGACGTGTTTACTTCATTATGGGATAAGTTGGATACCGATTCTTTTGACTTGCAATCGGACACAGCATTAGGATATATCAAGATGTGTGTGAAAAATAACTGTTTGAACTATCTGAAACATCAAGAGTATGAGTGGAGCTATGCTGAAACGATACAAAAGAAAGCTCCCATTTATGAAACAGAGCCGGATAGTGTATATACACTTGACGAATTATACAGAATGTTGTACGAGACATTGGATAAACTTCCGGAGAATTATCGTACAGTATTTATGAAAAGCTTCTTTGAAGGCAAAACGCATGTAGAAATTGCAGAAGAGATAAATCTCAGCGTGAAATCCATCAACCGCTACAAGCAAAAGACAATGGAACTTTTGCGAGAAGAACTTAAAGATTATTTGCCGTTGTTGCTTTTGTTATTCTATCGTGCATAG
- a CDS encoding ATP-binding protein — protein MEAVKGIPYGMSNFTDVIEQNRYYVDKTMYIPMLEDQANYLIFIRPRRFGKSLLLSMLRAYYDLSSKDKFQQLFGNLWIGQQPTPLQGTYQMLYLDFSKIGGNIDELPQRFDAYSAVQLDGFLNRYREYYTDEFISRFSSAEKGIDKLHILDDEARRLGYPLYLIIDEYDNFTNVVLNELGNKIYHDITHASGFYRDAFKNYKGMFDRIFMIGVSPVTLDDLTSGFNIGWNISTNPLFNQMLGFSEEDVRTMFRYYQEAGQLDGNIEEMILEMKPWYDNYCFAEDSLGRDPKMFNCDMVLYYLRNRSQLGHSPKQMIDPNTRTDYSKMKKLIQLDRLDGDRKGVLRRIVEEGQILTELFNSFSANQITKPEIFPSLLFYYGMLTIIGKRGDRTLLGIPNNNVRKQYYEYLLEEYQSKNEINFNHLKDLYDDMAFDGRWQPALEFIAKAYKENSSVRSNIEGERNIQGFLTAYLSINSYYLTAPEIELSHGFCDMFLMPDLQRYPEVNHSYILELKYLPKDKFEAQAAEQWEAAVNQIHNYTADSKVRQLCQHTQLHCIVMQFCGWELVRIEEV, from the coding sequence ATGGAAGCAGTGAAAGGAATCCCGTACGGCATGTCCAATTTTACGGATGTAATAGAGCAGAATCGTTATTATGTAGATAAAACGATGTACATTCCTATGTTGGAAGATCAAGCAAACTATTTGATTTTTATCCGTCCGCGCCGTTTCGGAAAGAGTTTGCTCTTAAGTATGCTGCGTGCCTACTACGACCTTTCATCAAAGGATAAATTTCAGCAACTATTCGGCAATCTTTGGATTGGGCAACAGCCCACTCCTTTGCAGGGAACTTATCAAATGCTCTATCTTGACTTCTCCAAAATAGGGGGAAATATAGACGAACTGCCGCAAAGGTTCGATGCTTATAGTGCAGTGCAACTTGACGGTTTCCTAAACCGATACCGGGAGTATTACACAGACGAATTTATATCCCGCTTCAGTTCTGCCGAAAAGGGCATTGACAAACTGCATATATTAGATGATGAGGCACGCCGTTTGGGTTATCCTCTATACCTTATTATTGATGAATACGACAACTTTACCAATGTTGTACTCAATGAACTGGGGAATAAAATTTATCATGACATCACTCATGCCAGTGGATTCTACCGGGATGCCTTCAAGAATTATAAAGGCATGTTCGACCGTATCTTTATGATAGGCGTAAGTCCCGTCACTTTGGACGATTTGACAAGCGGATTCAATATCGGATGGAATATCAGTACCAATCCGTTATTCAATCAGATGCTAGGTTTTTCGGAAGAAGATGTACGTACTATGTTCCGCTATTATCAGGAAGCCGGACAATTGGATGGCAACATCGAAGAAATGATTCTGGAGATGAAGCCGTGGTACGACAATTACTGCTTTGCAGAAGACAGTCTGGGACGAGACCCGAAAATGTTCAATTGTGATATGGTGCTTTATTATCTCCGTAACCGGAGCCAATTGGGTCATTCTCCCAAGCAAATGATAGACCCCAACACCCGCACGGATTACAGTAAAATGAAAAAGCTTATCCAACTCGACCGCCTTGATGGAGATCGTAAAGGGGTGCTCAGGCGCATTGTCGAAGAGGGACAAATACTGACTGAGTTGTTCAACTCCTTCTCTGCCAACCAAATCACGAAACCGGAAATATTCCCCAGTCTGCTTTTCTATTACGGAATGCTGACTATCATCGGTAAACGTGGTGACCGTACCCTGTTAGGTATTCCGAATAACAATGTCCGCAAACAGTATTATGAATATCTACTGGAAGAATATCAATCTAAAAATGAGATAAATTTCAATCACTTGAAAGACCTTTATGATGATATGGCTTTCGACGGTCGGTGGCAACCGGCATTGGAATTCATCGCCAAAGCATATAAAGAGAATTCTTCCGTACGTAGCAATATCGAAGGCGAGCGTAATATACAAGGCTTTCTCACTGCCTATCTTAGCATAAATTCCTATTACCTGACTGCACCGGAAATAGAGTTAAGCCACGGTTTCTGCGACATGTTCCTCATGCCCGATTTACAACGCTATCCCGAAGTGAATCATAGCTACATTCTTGAATTAAAATACCTGCCGAAAGATAAATTTGAAGCACAAGCTGCGGAACAATGGGAAGCGGCTGTCAATCAGATTCATAATTATACGGCAGATTCGAAAGTGCGCCAATTATGCCAACACACGCAACTCCATTGCATCGTTATGCAATTCTGCGGATGGGAATTGGTACGAATAGAAGAAGTATAA
- a CDS encoding isochorismate synthase, whose protein sequence is MIDEEISNLTVIDTFIRQKQPFAVYRIPGEKVPRLLQTGGTVRLIYDLKDLNGQRGFVIAPFRVSETCPIVLIQSDQSGQPLPTDVDTDGEQEKAGQTQRQETFLNTCTDKYAACFHTFINALRDETFDKLVLSRELVIGQMPDFSPSSVFRAACKRYIHSYIYLCYTPQTGIWLGSTPEIILSGEKDGWNTVALAGTQPLQDGKLPQVWDEKNRKEQDYVASYIRRQLLSLGIRSTENGPYPAYAGALSHLKTDFHFSLKDNKDLGNLLKVLHPTPAVCGLPKEEAYQFILENEGYDRRYYSGFIGWLDPDGRTDLYVNLRCMHIEDEQLTLYAGGGLLASSELDDEWLETEKKLQTMKRLIAY, encoded by the coding sequence ATGATTGACGAAGAAATAAGTAATCTGACAGTTATTGATACATTCATCCGGCAAAAGCAACCGTTTGCTGTTTACCGTATTCCCGGAGAGAAAGTCCCCCGCCTCTTACAGACCGGGGGAACTGTCCGTTTAATCTATGACCTCAAAGACCTGAACGGGCAGCGAGGATTTGTCATCGCCCCGTTTCGGGTGAGCGAGACATGCCCGATTGTGCTGATACAGTCAGACCAATCGGGACAGCCTTTGCCGACGGACGTGGATACGGACGGCGAACAGGAGAAAGCCGGGCAAACGCAAAGGCAGGAAACTTTTCTGAATACTTGTACGGATAAGTATGCCGCGTGCTTTCACACGTTCATAAATGCCTTACGCGACGAGACTTTTGACAAATTAGTGCTATCCCGCGAACTCGTTATCGGTCAGATGCCGGATTTCTCTCCCTCATCAGTGTTCCGTGCGGCTTGCAAACGGTATATCCATTCTTATATATACCTATGCTATACCCCTCAGACGGGTATCTGGCTAGGTAGCACGCCCGAAATCATCCTGTCGGGAGAAAAAGATGGATGGAACACCGTCGCACTGGCCGGAACGCAACCTTTGCAGGACGGCAAATTACCGCAAGTGTGGGATGAGAAGAACCGGAAAGAGCAGGATTATGTAGCATCCTATATCCGTCGGCAACTTCTTTCATTAGGCATACGTTCTACAGAGAACGGGCCTTATCCTGCCTATGCCGGAGCATTGTCGCATCTGAAAACCGATTTTCATTTCTCCTTGAAAGATAATAAGGATTTGGGAAATCTTCTGAAAGTTCTGCACCCGACGCCTGCCGTATGCGGGCTTCCCAAGGAAGAAGCCTATCAATTCATATTGGAAAACGAAGGTTACGACCGCCGTTACTATTCCGGCTTTATCGGATGGCTCGACCCCGACGGAAGGACGGATTTGTATGTGAACCTGCGCTGTATGCATATCGAGGACGAACAACTGACCCTTTATGCCGGAGGCGGATTACTGGCTTCTTCGGAACTGGACGACGAATGGCTGGAAACGGAAAAGAAGTTGCAGACCATGAAACGGCTGATAGCTTATTAA
- a CDS encoding o-succinylbenzoate synthase produces MDCKIEIIPRLLHFKQPAGTSRGTYTTRKVWYLHLTSPDFPGRVGIGECAPLPALSCDDLPDYEDILAKACRRVEERQGILDVDSLSDYPSILFGLETAIRHFFAGSWALCDTAFSRGEAGIPINGLIWMGDFDKMLSQIEKKMETGFRCIKLKIGAINFEEELALLRHIRAHFSSKEIELRVDANGAFSPADAMDKLKRLSELDLHSIEQPIRAGQWEEMARLTSESPLPIALDEELIGCNILEEKQKLLSAIRPQYIILKPSLHGGVCGGNEWITEAEKRHIGWWITSALESNIGLNAIAQWCATFNNPLPQGLGTGQLFTDNVEMPLEIRKDCLWFCNDAI; encoded by the coding sequence ATGGACTGCAAGATAGAAATTATCCCCCGGTTGCTTCATTTCAAGCAACCGGCAGGGACTTCCCGAGGCACATATACGACACGAAAGGTCTGGTATCTTCATCTGACTTCTCCCGACTTTCCGGGCAGGGTGGGGATAGGAGAGTGCGCTCCTTTGCCTGCATTGAGCTGTGACGACCTTCCCGATTACGAGGATATATTGGCTAAAGCCTGTCGCCGTGTGGAAGAACGGCAGGGAATACTGGATGTCGATTCTTTATCTGACTATCCCTCTATCCTGTTTGGCTTGGAGACAGCCATCCGCCATTTCTTTGCGGGAAGTTGGGCGTTATGTGATACGGCTTTCTCACGCGGAGAAGCGGGGATTCCGATAAACGGACTTATCTGGATGGGAGATTTTGATAAGATGCTTTCCCAGATAGAAAAGAAAATGGAAACCGGATTCCGTTGTATCAAACTAAAGATTGGTGCTATCAACTTTGAAGAGGAACTGGCATTGCTCCGCCATATCCGCGCCCACTTTTCTTCTAAAGAAATTGAACTGCGTGTAGACGCCAACGGCGCTTTCTCTCCGGCTGATGCAATGGATAAACTGAAACGCCTGTCCGAACTCGATTTACATTCTATCGAACAACCTATCCGTGCCGGACAATGGGAAGAAATGGCACGTCTCACTTCCGAATCTCCGTTGCCGATAGCTTTGGATGAAGAACTGATAGGATGTAACATTTTGGAAGAAAAACAAAAGTTACTTTCAGCCATCCGTCCGCAATATATAATTCTCAAACCTTCTCTTCATGGTGGAGTATGCGGGGGAAACGAATGGATTACCGAAGCGGAAAAACGGCATATCGGCTGGTGGATTACTTCTGCCCTGGAGTCAAATATCGGTCTGAATGCCATCGCCCAATGGTGTGCCACTTTCAACAATCCGTTGCCTCAAGGCTTGGGAACAGGGCAACTTTTTACGGACAACGTAGAAATGCCCCTTGAAATAAGAAAAGACTGCTTGTGGTTTTGTAATGACGCAATTTAA
- the menD gene encoding 2-succinyl-5-enolpyruvyl-6-hydroxy-3-cyclohexene-1-carboxylic-acid synthase: protein MYTDKKNILQLVALLQAHGITKIVLCPGSRNIPIVHTLSNHPDFTCYAVTDERSAGYFAIGLTLNGGKPAAICCTSGTALLNLHPAVAEAFYQNVPLVVISADRPAAWIGQMDGQTLPQPGVFQSLVKKSVNLPEIHTDEDEWYCNRLINEALLEMNHHGKGPVHINVPISEPLFQFTTDVLPEVRVITRYQGLNVYDRDYNDLIDRMNKYQKRMIIVGQMNLIYLFEKRYTKLLYKHFAWLTEHIGNQTVPGIPVKNFDAALYAMPEEKIDQMSPELLITYGGHVVSKRLKKFLRQHPPKEHWHVSPDGEVVDLYGALTTVIEMDPFEFLEKIASLLDNRTPEYPRVWENYCKIIPEPGFAYSEMAAVGALIKSLPESCALHLANSSVVRYAQLYAIPSTIEVCCNRGTSGIEGSLSTAVGYAAASDKLNFIAIGDLSFFYDMNALWNVNVRPNLRILLLNNGGGEIFHTLPGLDMSGTSHKFIAAVHKTSAKGWAEERGFLYLQAENDEELAETMQIFTQPEAKERPVLLEVFTNKNKDARMLKNYYHQLKQK, encoded by the coding sequence ATGTACACAGATAAGAAGAACATACTCCAACTGGTTGCGTTGCTTCAGGCGCACGGGATTACTAAAATAGTATTGTGTCCGGGCAGCCGTAACATACCTATCGTGCATACCTTGTCCAACCATCCTGATTTTACCTGTTATGCAGTGACAGACGAAAGGAGTGCGGGGTATTTCGCCATCGGGCTTACGTTGAATGGTGGCAAGCCTGCCGCAATCTGCTGCACTTCCGGAACGGCATTATTGAATCTCCATCCGGCTGTGGCAGAAGCCTTCTATCAGAATGTTCCTCTGGTTGTCATTTCTGCCGACCGCCCCGCAGCCTGGATAGGGCAAATGGACGGGCAGACACTTCCGCAACCGGGTGTATTCCAGTCTCTGGTCAAGAAGTCGGTCAATCTTCCGGAGATTCACACGGATGAAGATGAATGGTACTGCAACCGCCTGATAAATGAAGCCCTGCTGGAGATGAACCATCACGGAAAGGGGCCGGTTCATATCAATGTCCCTATTTCCGAACCGTTGTTCCAGTTTACGACGGATGTCCTGCCCGAAGTACGTGTCATCACGCGTTATCAAGGCTTGAACGTCTACGACCGTGATTACAACGACCTCATCGACCGCATGAACAAATATCAGAAACGGATGATTATTGTCGGTCAGATGAACCTTATCTATCTGTTTGAAAAGAGATATACCAAATTATTATATAAGCACTTTGCCTGGCTGACGGAGCATATCGGCAATCAGACTGTTCCCGGTATCCCGGTGAAGAACTTCGACGCGGCACTCTATGCCATGCCCGAAGAGAAAATAGACCAGATGTCTCCCGAACTGCTGATTACTTATGGCGGGCACGTTGTCTCCAAACGATTGAAGAAGTTCCTTCGCCAGCATCCGCCCAAAGAACATTGGCACGTATCGCCGGACGGTGAAGTGGTCGACCTCTACGGTGCATTGACTACCGTGATTGAAATGGACCCGTTCGAATTCTTGGAAAAGATAGCTAGCCTGCTCGACAACCGTACTCCTGAATACCCCCGTGTGTGGGAGAATTATTGCAAAATCATCCCCGAACCGGGATTTGCCTATTCGGAGATGGCGGCTGTCGGTGCATTGATAAAGTCCTTGCCGGAATCATGCGCCTTGCATCTGGCGAATAGTTCGGTCGTCCGTTATGCCCAGTTATATGCCATTCCCTCTACGATTGAAGTCTGCTGCAACCGGGGGACGAGTGGCATTGAAGGTTCGCTTTCTACGGCTGTCGGCTATGCGGCGGCTTCCGATAAGCTGAATTTTATAGCCATCGGGGATTTGAGTTTCTTCTACGACATGAATGCGTTGTGGAATGTGAATGTCCGTCCCAACCTGCGTATTCTTTTGTTGAATAACGGTGGCGGGGAGATTTTCCATACCTTGCCTGGACTGGATATGTCGGGCACTTCGCACAAATTTATCGCGGCCGTTCATAAAACGTCTGCCAAAGGTTGGGCGGAAGAACGGGGATTCCTTTATCTGCAAGCGGAGAATGACGAAGAACTGGCTGAAACCATGCAGATTTTCACTCAACCGGAAGCGAAGGAACGCCCTGTCTTATTGGAAGTGTTCACCAACAAGAACAAAGACGCACGAATGCTGAAAAATTATTATCACCAATTAAAACAAAAATAG
- the menB gene encoding 1,4-dihydroxy-2-naphthoyl-CoA synthase, which translates to MSTQREWTTIREYDDILFDYYNGIARITINRERYRNAFTPTTTAEMSDALRICREEADIDVIVITGAGDKAFCSGGDQNVKGRGGYIGKDGVPRLSVLDVQKQIRSIPKPVIAAVNGFAIGGGHVLHVVCDLSIASENAIFGQTGPRVGSFDAGFGASYLARVVGQKKAREIWFLCRKYNAQEALDMGLVNKVVPLEQLEDEYVQWAEEMMQLSPLALRMIKAGLNAELDGQAGIQELAGDATLLYYLTDEAQEGKNAFLEKRKPNFKQYPKFP; encoded by the coding sequence ATGTCAACACAAAGAGAGTGGACAACCATCAGAGAATACGACGATATTCTCTTTGATTACTATAATGGCATTGCCCGTATCACCATCAACCGTGAACGTTATCGGAATGCATTCACCCCGACTACTACTGCCGAAATGAGTGACGCATTGCGCATTTGCCGCGAAGAAGCGGATATTGACGTGATTGTCATCACCGGAGCCGGAGATAAAGCCTTCTGTTCGGGCGGTGACCAGAACGTGAAAGGGCGTGGCGGTTATATCGGCAAAGACGGCGTTCCCCGTCTGAGTGTGCTGGACGTGCAAAAACAAATCCGCAGTATCCCGAAACCAGTGATTGCTGCCGTGAACGGATTTGCCATCGGTGGCGGGCACGTACTTCATGTGGTGTGCGACTTGTCCATCGCTTCCGAAAATGCTATCTTCGGTCAGACAGGACCTCGTGTAGGTAGCTTTGACGCCGGGTTCGGCGCATCTTACCTGGCACGTGTGGTAGGCCAGAAGAAAGCGCGTGAAATCTGGTTCCTCTGCCGGAAATACAATGCACAGGAAGCGCTGGATATGGGACTGGTAAATAAAGTAGTCCCTCTAGAACAACTGGAAGACGAATATGTGCAATGGGCGGAAGAAATGATGCAGCTCAGCCCGTTGGCTTTGCGCATGATTAAAGCCGGACTGAATGCCGAACTAGACGGTCAGGCAGGTATTCAGGAACTGGCAGGTGACGCGACGCTGCTTTATTATCTGACGGATGAAGCTCAGGAAGGAAAGAATGCGTTTTTGGAAAAACGCAAACCCAACTTCAAACAGTATCCCAAATTCCCTTAA
- a CDS encoding Cof-type HAD-IIB family hydrolase — translation MKYKLLVLDVDGTLLNDAKEISKRTRAALLKIQQMGVRVVLASGRPTYGLLPLAKSLELGNYGGYILSYNGCQIINAQNGEILFERRINPEMLPYLEKKARKNGFALFTYHDNTIITDSPENEHIRREARLNNLQLIHEDEFSSAIDFAPCKCMLVSDDEEALVGLEEHWKRRLNGALDVFRSEPYFLEVVPCAIDKANTLGALLEMLDVKREEVIAIGDGVCDVTMLQLAGLGVAMGHSQDSVKACADYVTTSNEEDGVALAVEKAILAEVRAAEIPLDQLNAQARHALMGNLGIQYTYADEERVEATMPVDHRTRQPFGILHGGATLALAETVAGLGSMILCQPDEIVVGMQVSGNHISSAHEGDTVRAVATIVHKGRSSHIWNVDVFTSTNKLVSSVRVVNSVMKKR, via the coding sequence ATGAAGTATAAATTATTGGTCTTGGATGTAGACGGAACATTGCTTAATGATGCGAAAGAAATTAGTAAACGTACGCGGGCTGCTTTGCTGAAAATCCAGCAGATGGGCGTGCGTGTTGTCCTAGCCTCCGGCCGACCCACTTACGGCTTGTTGCCGCTTGCCAAATCACTCGAACTTGGAAACTATGGCGGTTATATCCTCTCTTATAACGGTTGCCAGATTATAAATGCGCAGAATGGAGAAATACTGTTCGAACGCCGCATCAATCCCGAAATGCTGCCTTACCTCGAAAAGAAAGCCCGCAAGAACGGCTTCGCCTTATTCACGTATCACGATAATACGATTATCACGGACTCTCCCGAAAACGAACACATCCGGAGAGAAGCCCGGCTGAATAATCTGCAACTCATTCACGAAGACGAATTCTCTTCCGCCATTGATTTCGCCCCTTGTAAGTGTATGCTTGTCAGCGATGACGAAGAAGCGCTTGTCGGCTTGGAAGAACACTGGAAGAGACGCCTGAACGGGGCATTGGATGTATTCCGTTCCGAGCCGTACTTCCTCGAAGTAGTTCCCTGTGCCATTGACAAGGCGAATACGTTAGGCGCCCTGCTCGAAATGTTGGACGTGAAGCGGGAAGAAGTTATTGCCATCGGCGACGGCGTGTGTGACGTAACCATGCTTCAATTGGCCGGACTGGGTGTAGCCATGGGACATTCTCAGGATTCGGTGAAGGCTTGTGCCGACTATGTGACAACTTCGAACGAAGAAGACGGAGTAGCGCTTGCCGTCGAGAAAGCGATTCTTGCCGAAGTCCGTGCAGCGGAAATCCCTCTTGACCAGTTGAATGCGCAGGCACGTCACGCATTAATGGGAAACTTGGGAATCCAATATACCTATGCTGACGAAGAGCGGGTGGAGGCTACGATGCCCGTAGACCATCGTACGCGCCAGCCTTTCGGCATTCTGCATGGCGGAGCCACCCTTGCGTTGGCAGAGACGGTTGCCGGACTGGGTTCAATGATTCTTTGCCAGCCGGACGAAATCGTCGTAGGAATGCAAGTCAGCGGAAACCACATCTCTTCTGCCCACGAAGGAGATACCGTGCGGGCAGTAGCAACCATTGTACATAAGGGACGTTCATCCCACATATGGAATGTAGACGTCTTTACTTCAACCAACAAACTGGTGTCTTCCGTACGGGTAGTCAACAGTGTTATGAAAAAAAGATGA
- a CDS encoding FecR family protein codes for MEKQNPESLLRKAQALGDDIKEMEAINVPTAYRKAQIKIRNRRKAEAYNLLMRYAAFLTLPLLLASLTLGYLYFNEPEAEVKYAEVTSAMGTVVRYELPDHSVVWLNSGSKLRYPTVFKKNNRNVELTGEAYFQVEADTERPFYVNTPNGLSVYVYGTQFNVAAYDNDSYIETVLEKGKVNVVTPGGQETITLLPGEQLLYDKQTCQTVKNQVDVYGKVAWKDGKLIFRNASLEEIIKRLERHFNVDIEFNNNAGKEYTYRATFRNETLTQILDYLAKSANLKWKILTPEQREDDTFTKTKIIVDLY; via the coding sequence ATGGAGAAACAAAACCCGGAATCATTGCTTCGCAAGGCTCAGGCATTGGGAGATGATATAAAAGAAATGGAAGCTATCAATGTGCCAACTGCTTATCGGAAGGCACAAATAAAAATAAGGAATAGAAGAAAGGCGGAAGCATACAATTTGTTGATGCGTTATGCTGCGTTCCTAACTCTTCCATTGCTATTGGCTTCTTTGACTTTGGGGTATTTATATTTTAATGAACCGGAAGCGGAGGTGAAATACGCAGAGGTTACATCTGCCATGGGGACGGTGGTACGATATGAACTTCCGGATCATTCTGTTGTCTGGCTCAATTCGGGCAGTAAGTTACGTTATCCCACTGTTTTCAAAAAAAACAACCGTAATGTGGAGTTGACTGGCGAAGCTTATTTTCAGGTAGAAGCAGATACGGAACGTCCGTTTTATGTGAATACGCCGAATGGGTTGAGTGTATATGTATATGGCACACAATTTAATGTGGCAGCTTATGACAATGATAGCTATATAGAAACAGTATTGGAGAAAGGCAAAGTCAATGTGGTGACTCCCGGAGGACAGGAAACAATCACATTGCTTCCCGGTGAACAGTTGCTTTATGACAAACAGACCTGCCAAACAGTGAAAAATCAAGTCGACGTTTATGGAAAAGTTGCTTGGAAAGACGGGAAACTGATATTCCGGAATGCTTCGCTGGAGGAAATTATCAAGCGTTTGGAACGTCATTTCAATGTGGATATTGAATTTAATAACAATGCGGGTAAAGAGTATACTTATCGCGCCACTTTCAGAAATGAAACACTGACACAGATATTGGATTATCTGGCTAAGTCGGCAAACTTGAAATGGAAAATCCTGACTCCCGAACAGCGGGAAGACGATACATTTACGAAGACGAAAATAATAGTAGATTTATATTAG
- a CDS encoding AMP-binding protein, with protein sequence MIFDRKQQRLLLEGKEYTSDDIARFVAEGAENYPSVIWDLYLFLNEWFNDSPVITVHTSGSTGAPKELIARKDQMMQSARLTCEFLNLQAGDTALLCMNLRYIGAMMVVVRSLVAGLNLIVRPASGHPLSDISVPLKFAAMVPLQVYNTLHTREEKEQLKQTEILIIGGGAVDEALEAEIKSLPIAAYSTYGMTETLSHIALRRLNGNSASDHYYPFSSVELSLSPENTLVIKAPLVCDDILQTNDIARIYPDGSFIILGRKDNVINSGGIKIQAEEVEKLLRPFIPVPFVITSVPDPRLGQAVSLLFEGELDMEELKNKVQEILSPYHRPKYIRMVDLIPQTGNGKINRVECRTLAEKLL encoded by the coding sequence ATGATATTCGACCGAAAACAGCAACGTTTGCTATTGGAAGGAAAAGAATATACTTCTGATGATATAGCCCGTTTTGTAGCAGAAGGAGCGGAAAACTATCCTTCTGTGATATGGGATTTATATCTTTTCCTGAACGAGTGGTTCAATGATTCTCCGGTCATTACCGTTCATACTTCGGGCTCCACAGGTGCGCCGAAAGAGCTGATTGCACGCAAAGACCAAATGATGCAAAGCGCACGCCTGACTTGCGAATTTCTGAATCTGCAAGCGGGAGATACCGCTTTGTTATGTATGAATCTCCGCTATATCGGAGCCATGATGGTAGTGGTGCGTTCTCTGGTCGCAGGGTTGAATCTGATAGTGCGTCCTGCTTCCGGTCATCCTCTCTCTGATATAAGCGTACCGCTGAAATTTGCGGCAATGGTTCCTTTGCAGGTTTATAATACGCTTCATACTCGCGAAGAAAAAGAACAGTTGAAGCAAACGGAGATTCTGATTATAGGTGGCGGAGCAGTAGATGAGGCTTTGGAAGCAGAAATAAAGTCTCTCCCGATAGCTGCCTATTCCACTTACGGCATGACAGAAACATTATCCCATATTGCCCTGCGTCGCCTGAACGGAAATTCTGCGTCCGACCATTATTATCCTTTTTCTTCAGTCGAACTGTCCTTGTCTCCCGAAAATACGTTAGTCATTAAAGCCCCTTTGGTCTGCGATGATATTTTGCAAACTAATGATATTGCCCGTATCTATCCCGACGGAAGTTTCATCATCTTGGGACGTAAAGATAATGTCATTAATAGTGGAGGAATCAAGATACAGGCGGAAGAGGTGGAGAAGTTGCTTCGTCCGTTTATCCCTGTGCCGTTTGTCATCACTTCGGTTCCGGACCCTCGTTTGGGGCAGGCGGTGAGTTTATTGTTCGAAGGTGAATTGGATATGGAAGAACTGAAAAATAAGGTGCAGGAGATACTGTCACCTTATCATCGTCCTAAATACATTCGGATGGTGGATTTAATTCCTCAAACGGGGAATGGTAAAATCAACCGTGTCGAATGCCGCACTTTGGCGGAAAAACTATTGTAG